In Lactuca sativa cultivar Salinas chromosome 5, Lsat_Salinas_v11, whole genome shotgun sequence, the DNA window attaaatttataattatagatatacaaatatttttatactattatttgattttttatataaTCTTGTTTTCATGGCACATCGAAATCAAGACAAGCTCTTTAAAACTGTATAATGACACCAGCCAAATTatttagttttaatctttaagaCAGAGCAAGTTTTGCTAATCTTTATAAGAAAAGGAAACAATAGTTGAAACCTAACACTTAAGATATGATAAAGAAAGAGTGGCGTTTATGTTAGGtctaaaaatgttttaaaaagtttgacAAAATCatagatttttatgaaaaataaaaacaaaaagggAAGAGCTAGAAGTGGAGTGGAGTGGTCGTCCCCTCCATGTCTCCAATGGCCAATAATACTAATAGCTAATGGATGCAACCTCCCATCATCATCATCGTGATGTATTCATGTGCTTATTTAATTAAGATGACGGATAACATTTGTAGACATAAAGTGATAAAACCATGTAAATTATACTAAATTAAGATGGCGGTTGATAATTATATTCTTATTGTCATAAAAAGTCTACAATATATGACGTTGCAAGCTTATAACAAGTCTATATGTTGTGTTTATAAATAGAATACAATCATTCATGCTTACTAAAATTGTCGTATATAATTATTCATGCTTACTATAATTGTcgatatttattttaaattcaaattaaaaactaaaaaaaaaaaatactatttcaTCTTCATAATAATATACTGATATATGTTTATACTTTATACCTTCTTGTATGTTTGAATTTCCACCATTCAGAATTCACGTCCAAAGCTttgttattttaataatattGTTTTGTGAGAGATTATTCAAATGTATGAATTCAGAAGATACACTGCATATCATCATGAACATACAAACAaccatacaaaacaatgacacaTTTTGCTCCCTTTTAAATACATAACACAAGGTAGTAAGTAATGTTATTTAAAATTGTTGATGGACCTATTTTTAAATACCATATAAGTCAGAGACAAATTTAAAATCAATGTTTATCTTGTGGATTACATTCATGTTTAATTTAAACTTTATCTAAATCTCATAAAtattttacatttaattatatCTCTGTCTATATAAACTTGTGATGGAACTTGAAAGACAATACATACAAAATTGCGTACACAATTCCTCATTGTGCTACGAAATATTTTATAGATTTTTGAGATCAAGTAAAAAATTAGTCCTACTAAAATCCCAAAATCTTAGCAAAAGCatgtaataattttttttcttgttcaGTTTCTTTCAACTCAATTTAAGATCTATATATAGTTTATGTTTCCATATTTCAAGttcttttattaaaataactaaggCTCTTTTGATACGCATCTTTCCAGGTCCAAAtagatctttctggctgaattgACCAGAAAGACTatttgatttgcacaaaagaaGGGGTCTTTCCCGGTAAAATATGTATTTCCTAGAAAGCctcaaaatcatatctttctggctgaatggcagaatgggctggaaagacaattatacaTCAAACTCCACCTCTTTatttctttattggattattaattttttttaaataacttttttttaaatttattttttattgagttattactttttttcatcattcaacacagtcaatcagatgtacaatcaaacagcatggtttctttcccagtaagaaaacttttccagaCAAAAAATATCAAACGGGACCTAACAACCAAGTGAATCTAGAATGAACATAAGAAATAAGTATGAACTCTAGTCTAATTTAGTGATTTGACACAAACTACGGAACATATTTTAGGTCTTTTCTAGAGCGAGCTAGGAGCAATTTGACGGAAGTGACCAATCTTCTTCATTCTTGGTAGATTATGATACTTGGATTAGATAACAGTTTTTTCATTACATATATGGAATTCATATCCGAAAAAAGGAGGGTTTATAATAGAGTAATAAACTCAAAAGAGTAGTTATTGTCTTAAAAGTGCTCTAaacattttggaaaattttaaaattgattTGATTTTTAACTTGAAAGTACAAGGATAAAAACTCCTAAGATTTATAAGTGTTTCGAATGACTCATAAATGCATGATTGGCTTTGATAAAAATAGTCATAGTTATTGACAGTTGCACTATCGGCCCAAAGATCGGTGTAGCAAGGGGAACCAACCATAGCCCAACAATTTAATGGGGCTGTCAATATTTTCTTAAGCTTAATATACAATTCGTGAACACCCTAAAAGATGAAATagacataattttttttcatcGTATAGTTAATTAGTGACATAGTGATATAAAATGATAATATGATCTTTTTGCATATACTGAAACTACTATACGTCGTAGGCTCTTTATTGTTGTTTCTGTGAATCCAAAATATATTTGGAGACCATGTATACATGTTTTCACTAGTCACATGTCATAAATTTGTGGCTAACAACTTCCGCATTGACTACTACATCAGCCCCTAAAGTATGTAAGTACACCAATGGGGCGTGAACATGTGTAATTCGTTTttttttagaaaagaaaaaagagaCATTGTTACAAATATTTTTGACATTTTTCTAGTATAATTGAAGCTTAAATTATTAGTGTATGATTTATAGTCTTgggtagggatgagcaaaaggaccgaaccggccggaaccggaccggaccggggaaccggcttcggccaaaatcaagaaccgaaccggcccggcggttctaccggttcccggttcctaccggttcttgtcgtgtcttcaaatgttggaaccgctccttgaaatatagcatcatacggttccggtttttgccggttctaccggttccggttaaatcggttccggttcctaccggttcccggttccaaaaatccacaaaaataacgtcccggtcccggtCCGatcggttccatcgggttccggttccggtgccggttccggttccggtaccggttccggccggttccccggtccatatgttCATCCCTAGTCTTGGGTTTGTATTCTTATTTGGCCCTTTTGTATTTGGCTCATTTTTGATgtaatcgtgtgtgtgtgtgtgtgtatatatatatatatatatatatatatatatatatatatatatatcaatcaaTGAAAGGTGATTTTCATGGGAAATACCAAGatttcatggtatcagagcgtatCAAACTTTCCTGAAATCTCTCTAAACCTAGGCGTCGCTTTCTGTTCTGTCGACTGCCTCCTTTGATTCTTCTTCTATTATGTTCTATTTCTTCACCTTTCATTGTTTTTCACAATGACTGGATCCTCTTCTTCTACATCATCTTCTACACTTTCTGATAAACCTTCTTCTACGATTAACATCAAACATGCTGTTCCCTTGATTCTTGATTTGGATCGTATGAATTACGATATCTGGCGTGAACTTTTTGAGATCCATTGCATTGGATACGGAGTCAAAGATCATCTTGAACCCCCAAAAGAAAAGATTTATGCAGAAAACAACGATGAATGGACCCGGTTAGATGCCATCGTGAAGTCTTGGATGTATGGCACCCTTGAAATCTCTCTTCTTCATCTGATTTTTGAGAAACAGACAACAGCATATGATGTTTGGCTTAAACTTGAAAAAGTTTTTCGGACCAACAAAGCAAATAAGGTAATTCAACTGGATAATGAACTGAGAAATAttaccattggaacttcttctgTCACAGAATATTGTAATCGTATCAAAAACCTTGCTGATCTCCTCAATAACATGGATGCAAAAGTTCCTGAACCTAACCTTGTTGCTTACACCTTAAATGGGTTGTCTCCAAAATTTCGAGTCTTTGCAACTACAATCCGTCATCGGGACCCTCTACCCTCGTTTTGGGACGTTAAGTCTATGCTCATCCAGGAGGAACAACAATTTATTCAAGAAGACAGTCGCCGATCTTCTCTTACTCACTCCGATACCGCCTCATCGCCTCATGCCCTTGCCACCGAGTCGACAAATCAGCCGCCATCTCGAGGTGGTCATCGTGGGGGACGCAACGCCGGTCGGTACAGAGGTGGTCGAAACGGAAGACATGCTGGTCGAAACTTCAATGGCGGCAGCGAACCTCCTGTGAACGGACCGTATCAGCAACGAGGTGTGGGGAACTCTTTAGGGAATTGGGTCTACGGATGGCATCAGGTCAACAATAATGGTGGAGTCAAATCTTCAAATGGTGGACCAAATTCTCTTGGACTTCTTCCAAGCCCTAATTCGGCTCCTCATAACAATCATTTTGGACCAAGACAGCCTTGGGTCCAGCCGAACACAGCCCAACAACATTTATTTTTTGGTCCACAGCAAGCTTATCAGACCAGTCACACTTCTCAACCTTTTTTGTGGCCCAAAAACTCATATTCAACAAATCCAGAGCCCACTTCTCTTCCACAAATGTTTAATACTATGTCATTAAACGATCCAGGTCAAGATGGGTGGTATATGGACACCGGGGCTACATCGCACGTTCACGCCAACGCAGGTATTCTCAAGTCTGTTTCAGATAATCATTTATTTTCTTCATCTATTTTAGTAGGAGACGGATCTTCTATACCTGTGATTAAAATGGGATATTCCACTCTTCCGCACAATAATATGTTTCGCACCTTACATCTTAAAAATGTTTTGATCACACCATCTATTATTAAAAATCTTATATATGTTCGTCGTTTTGTTCGTGAAAATAATTGTTCTATTGAATTTGACCCCTTTGGTTTTTCTGTGAAGGATCTTCAAACCAAACAAATTCTCATGCGATGTGAAAGCAATAGTGATCTTTATCCTGTCACTGCACCAACAACTCAAACTCTTCTTTCCGTGTCTCCGTCTCTGTGGCATCAACGTCTTAGTCACCCCGGTCATCATGTCTTTAAACACTTAGTTCACAATAAATCTATTTTTTGTTCTTCCAATAAAGACTCTAGTTTATGTCATGCATGTCAATTAGGCAAACATGTTAAATTGCCTTTTAGCTTATCTTCTTCTACTTCTTTGTCTCCCTTTGAACTTGTGCATTCTGATGTGTGGACATCTCCTATTGAAAGTACTAGTGGCATTAAATATTATGTCatatttttggatgatttttctcaTTATGTGTGGGTTTATCCTTTACATGCGAAGTCTGATGTCTTTGATAAATTTGTTCTTTTTCGTACATTTGTCAAAAACCAAtttaaaaccaaaatcaaagCTATTCAATGTGACAACGGAGGTGAATATGAAAATCATAAATTTCATCGATTATGTGACCAACATGGCATCCACATGCGTTTCTCATGTCCGTATACATCTCAACAAAATGGTAAATCTGGACGCATGCTTCGTTCCATTAACAATGTTATACATACTCTTCTCTTCAATGCTCGTATTCCCCCCACCTACTGGGTTGAAGCTCTTCATATGGCTGCCCATTTGCTTAACATTTTACCTACAACCACTCTAAAAAATGACACTCCATTTCACAAactctttcaaaaacaaccctCTTACAAGCACCTTCGTGTTTTTGGGTGCCTTTGCTTTCCTCATATCGAGGCTTCCGATAAACTTTATCCGCGATCAACACCCTGCATTTTTCTGGGTTACCCTACTAATCACAAAGGATATCGTTGTCTCAACCTTGACACAAATCAAATAATCATATCTCGTCATGTTGTATTTGATGAAACCGTTTTCCCTTTCGGATCCATGACTCCAAACACTTCTCCTTCCTACTCATTTCTTGATCATGTTCCTCCACCTACTCCTTTTACTCCACTCTCACAAAATACTACTATTCACTCTGACGGTGACTCTCCTCTCGAGACTCCCTCTTCCTCTGATTCCTCTCCTGAGGATACTTCCTCCCTCGGCACTCCAACTCCTTCGGGTCCTCCAAACTCTCAGCAGGTTTCTTCTCCTTCTCATGATGCCACATCAGCTCCTGTTGAGGGACCTCCTTCACATGTTGCTCATCCTCCATCTCAACATCCCATGCGCACTCGCGCCAAACAAGGCATCTTTAAACCTATTCAGAAACTCAATCTTCATGTGGCCTCTGAATCTCCTGTCCCTAAAAATTATTCTCAGGCATTTAAAGATCCTAACTGGCTAAATGCGATGACAGATGAATATAATGTTCTTATCTCTAACAATACTTGGATACTTGTGCCAAGACCACCTGATGCTAATATTATAAATTGTATTTGGTTGTTcaaaaagaaacttaatgcaGATGGCTCCTTATCGCGATATAAAGCTCGTTTGGTTGCTAATGGTTGAAGTCAGCGACCCGGCATTGATTGTGATGAGACATTTAGTCCCGTGGTTAAACCTGCCACCATTCGCACGGTTCTTAGCATCGTTGTCACTCATAAGTGGCCCATCAGACAGTTAGATGTGAAGAATGCTTTT includes these proteins:
- the LOC128126085 gene encoding uncharacterized protein LOC128126085, with the translated sequence MTGSSSSTSSSTLSDKPSSTINIKHAVPLILDLDRMNYDIWRELFEIHCIGYGVKDHLEPPKEKIYAENNDEWTRLDAIVKSWMYGTLEISLLHLIFEKQTTAYDVWLKLEKVFRTNKANKVIQLDNELRNITIGTSSVTEYCNRIKNLADLLNNMDAKVPEPNLVAYTLNGLSPKFRVFATTIRHRDPLPSFWDVKSMLIQEEQQFIQEDSRRSSLTHSDTASSPHALATESTNQPPSRGGHRGGRNAGRYRGGRNGRHAGRNFNGGSEPPVNGPYQQRGVGNSLGNWVYGWHQVNNNGGVKSSNGGPNSLGLLPSPNSAPHNNHFGPRQPWVQPNTAQQHLFFGPQQAYQTSHTSQPFLWPKNSYSTNPEPTSLPQMFNTMSLNDPGQDGWYMDTGATSHVHANAGSSNQTNSHAM